A single genomic interval of uncultured Desulfobulbus sp. harbors:
- a CDS encoding 3-isopropylmalate dehydratase small subunit: MKQFGGPAAFIDRSDINTDEIIPAKYLTEITKKALAPHLLEDLRLEGQDFDPHSTVMEEARVLITRSNFGCGSSREHAVWALEVNDINVVVGESFARIFRQNMFNCGILAVELSKDDLDKLFALKGKVMVEVDLEAEKLIATGSDAKVECSFSLNPFDKKLIGAGGWLAFADANY; encoded by the coding sequence ATGAAACAGTTTGGCGGCCCCGCGGCCTTTATCGATAGAAGCGACATCAACACCGACGAGATCATCCCGGCCAAGTACCTGACCGAGATCACCAAGAAGGCACTTGCCCCCCATCTGCTCGAGGACCTGCGCCTGGAAGGCCAGGACTTCGATCCCCATTCCACGGTCATGGAGGAGGCACGGGTCCTGATCACCCGTTCCAACTTCGGCTGCGGCTCCTCCCGCGAACATGCGGTCTGGGCCCTGGAGGTGAACGACATCAATGTGGTGGTCGGCGAGAGTTTTGCCCGGATCTTCCGCCAGAATATGTTCAACTGCGGCATTCTCGCCGTCGAACTGAGCAAGGACGACCTGGACAAACTCTTTGCCCTCAAGGGCAAGGTGATGGTCGAGGTCGATTTGGAGGCGGAAAAACTGATCGCCACCGGCAGCGATGCCAAGGTGGAATGCAGCTTCAGCCTCAATCCCTTTGACAAGAAGCTGATCGGCGCCGGCGGCTGGCTCGCCTTTGCGGATGCGAATTATTGA
- a CDS encoding TrpB-like pyridoxal phosphate-dependent enzyme: MKKIVLREDEMPTRWYNVVPDIPGGLQPPLDPETLQPIGPEKLATVFPMALLEQEMTQEQWIDIPQEVMEVYKIWRPAPLVRANKLEEALGTKAKIYFKYEGCSPVGSHKPNSAVPQAYYNKQAGIKRLTTETGAGQWGSALSLATSKFGLECMVYMVRVSFDQKPYRKSIMQTYGGNVVASPSEITETGRRIRAEFPDTPGALGIAISEALEDANSREDTNYALGSVLNHVVLHQSIIGLEAKKQMEIIGDYPDVIVGCCGGGSNFAGLLAPFVADYRNGKKIEFVGYEPASCPTMTGGKLAYDSGDVAMMTPLLYMYTLGHDFVPPGIHAGGLRYHGMAPIVSALVRDGIVTPKAVHQLECFEAGVLFAKTEGIIPAPETTHAIRGAIIEAMKDPNEPKTILFNFSGHGLIDMASYDNYFSGKLSDYAYPKDQIEASLARLPKVG; this comes from the coding sequence ATGAAGAAGATTGTTCTGCGTGAAGATGAGATGCCGACTCGTTGGTACAATGTCGTGCCCGACATCCCAGGTGGCCTGCAGCCGCCGCTTGATCCGGAAACCCTGCAGCCCATTGGTCCGGAAAAACTGGCGACTGTCTTTCCCATGGCTCTGCTTGAACAGGAGATGACCCAGGAGCAGTGGATCGATATTCCGCAGGAAGTCATGGAGGTCTACAAGATCTGGCGTCCCGCGCCCCTGGTTCGGGCCAACAAACTCGAAGAGGCCCTGGGAACCAAGGCCAAGATCTATTTCAAATACGAGGGCTGCAGCCCGGTGGGCAGCCATAAACCCAACTCCGCCGTGCCCCAGGCCTATTACAACAAACAGGCCGGCATCAAGCGATTGACCACCGAAACCGGCGCCGGTCAGTGGGGCTCGGCCCTGTCCCTGGCGACCTCCAAATTCGGTCTGGAATGTATGGTCTACATGGTTCGCGTTTCCTTTGACCAGAAGCCCTACCGCAAATCGATCATGCAGACCTACGGCGGCAATGTTGTCGCCAGCCCCAGTGAGATCACCGAGACCGGGCGCCGTATTCGTGCCGAGTTCCCCGATACCCCGGGTGCACTGGGAATTGCCATCTCCGAGGCCCTGGAGGATGCCAACAGTCGTGAAGATACCAACTACGCCCTGGGTTCGGTGCTCAACCATGTCGTCCTCCACCAGTCGATCATTGGTCTTGAGGCCAAGAAACAGATGGAGATCATCGGCGATTACCCGGATGTCATCGTCGGCTGCTGCGGCGGTGGTTCCAACTTTGCCGGCCTCCTCGCCCCCTTTGTCGCCGATTACCGCAACGGCAAGAAGATCGAGTTCGTCGGCTACGAGCCGGCCTCCTGTCCGACCATGACCGGCGGCAAACTGGCCTACGATTCGGGTGATGTGGCCATGATGACGCCGCTGTTGTACATGTACACCCTGGGTCATGACTTCGTCCCTCCGGGCATCCATGCAGGCGGTTTGCGCTACCACGGTATGGCGCCGATCGTTTCCGCCCTGGTCCGCGACGGCATCGTCACTCCCAAGGCAGTGCACCAGCTGGAGTGCTTTGAGGCCGGTGTCCTCTTTGCCAAGACCGAGGGCATTATTCCCGCGCCCGAAACCACCCATGCCATCCGCGGGGCCATCATCGAGGCGATGAAGGATCCCAACGAACCCAAGACCATTTTGTTCAACTTCTCCGGGCACGGTCTGATCGATATGGCCTCCTACGACAACTACTTCAGCGGCAAACTCAGCGATTATGCCTATCCCAAGGACCAGATCGAGGCCTCCCTGGCCCGGCTGCCCAAGGTTGGTTGA
- a CDS encoding D-alanyl-D-alanine carboxypeptidase → MDCLRLRALRAVFVVLALLPFDRQVALAACRSIPGLEPQSAYAVADFRGRIVEGCNLDRPMVPASILKIATVSSALRILGPGYRFQTEFFLDPKQNLIIKGYGDPSLTSEEVALVIAELSRLGLRRVGQVLVDDSSFALEHQVPGQAQSDNPYDAPIGPLSVNFNAMPFVRTASGIKSDEPQTPTLPLMAELGRAYPPGRYRINICPGRCRVEERMARYSGELFIALMRQRGIEVAGYGGRGRVSAQDRLFYRHFSRQNVAEISRSLLHYSSNYMANLLFLTCGAVRSGYPVTWAKARRAVQQQLQETMGGDSALITQIEGAGLSRENQVTARAMLHLLHIFRQDKDLLNQEHGVALKSGTLSGVYNLAGYLENGDAFVILLAQKANTRTAILRRLQDLYAPK, encoded by the coding sequence ATGGACTGCCTCCGCCTTCGTGCCCTCCGGGCGGTTTTTGTCGTGCTCGCTCTCTTGCCTTTTGATCGGCAGGTTGCCCTTGCGGCCTGCCGATCGATCCCAGGTCTGGAACCCCAGTCCGCCTATGCTGTGGCCGATTTCCGGGGGAGAATCGTCGAGGGCTGCAACCTCGATCGTCCGATGGTTCCGGCCTCCATTCTCAAGATCGCCACGGTCTCCTCGGCCCTGCGCATCCTTGGGCCGGGCTATCGTTTTCAAACCGAATTCTTCCTCGATCCCAAACAGAACCTGATCATCAAAGGGTACGGTGATCCCAGCCTGACGTCCGAGGAAGTGGCGCTGGTCATAGCCGAGCTCTCCAGGCTGGGGCTGCGCCGGGTGGGGCAGGTGCTTGTCGATGATTCGTCCTTTGCCCTGGAACACCAGGTGCCCGGACAGGCGCAGAGCGACAACCCCTATGATGCGCCCATCGGCCCGCTTTCGGTGAATTTCAATGCCATGCCGTTTGTCCGCACCGCCAGCGGCATTAAAAGTGATGAGCCGCAGACACCGACCCTGCCGTTGATGGCCGAGTTGGGCCGGGCCTATCCACCCGGCCGGTATAGAATCAACATCTGCCCGGGGCGTTGTCGGGTCGAGGAGCGCATGGCCCGCTACAGCGGCGAGCTGTTCATCGCCCTGATGCGCCAGCGGGGCATCGAGGTGGCAGGGTACGGCGGTCGAGGGCGGGTCTCGGCCCAGGATCGGCTTTTTTATCGTCATTTCAGCCGGCAGAATGTGGCTGAGATCAGCCGGAGCCTGCTCCACTACTCCTCCAACTACATGGCCAATTTGCTCTTTTTGACCTGCGGCGCGGTCCGCTCGGGTTATCCGGTTACCTGGGCCAAGGCGAGGAGGGCGGTGCAGCAGCAACTGCAAGAGACCATGGGAGGCGATAGTGCCCTGATCACCCAGATCGAGGGCGCGGGCTTGTCGCGGGAAAACCAGGTCACGGCCAGAGCCATGTTGCACCTATTGCATATTTTTCGCCAGGACAAGGACCTGCTCAACCAAGAACATGGGGTGGCGTTGAAAAGCGGCACCCTCAGCGGCGTCTACAATCTGGCTGGATATCTGGAGAACGGCGACGCCTTCGTGATTCTGCTTGCACAGAAGGCCAACACGCGAACAGCGATTCTCCGCCGGTTGCAGGACCTCTATGCACCAAAATAG
- a CDS encoding PLP-dependent aminotransferase family protein: MENAFSDRINDVPKSFIREILKVTIDSSIISFAGGLPNRQFFPVKGLQKAANDVFEEAGDQILQYANSEGYIGLRQFISDRYKKRDGLDIPVEDILITTGSQQGLDLLGKTFLNEGDDLIIEEPGYLGAIQAFAMYRPRFHPVPVREGGMETEKLAHILSEREPKLLYTVTNFQNPSGISYSNENRKAVADLIGGSSCLIIQDDPYGDLRFSGEPKISFKKLAPENTVLLGSFSKTVAPALRLGWLVAPPTIMDKLVIAKQAADLHSDYLAQRILHRYLSDNDIDAHIATIIDQYGKQKEAMIGAIKDFFPPEVRFTNPEGGMFLWITLPEGMSSLALFEAAIQKKVAFVPGTPFYVDRKDSNTLRLNFSCSDEATIVEGIKRLGESIRELCAQ, translated from the coding sequence ATGGAAAACGCATTCTCCGATCGTATCAACGATGTGCCCAAATCCTTTATTCGGGAAATCCTCAAGGTCACCATCGACTCCTCGATCATCTCCTTTGCCGGAGGCTTGCCCAACCGCCAGTTCTTTCCGGTCAAGGGGCTGCAGAAGGCTGCCAACGACGTCTTCGAGGAAGCCGGTGATCAGATCCTCCAGTATGCCAACTCCGAGGGCTATATCGGCCTGCGCCAGTTTATCAGCGACCGCTACAAGAAACGCGACGGGCTCGACATCCCGGTCGAGGACATCCTCATCACCACTGGCTCCCAGCAGGGGTTGGATCTTTTGGGCAAGACCTTTCTCAACGAGGGCGATGATCTGATCATCGAGGAACCCGGCTATCTCGGTGCGATCCAGGCCTTTGCCATGTACCGCCCCCGGTTTCATCCGGTTCCGGTGAGAGAGGGCGGCATGGAAACCGAGAAACTCGCCCATATCCTCAGTGAACGAGAGCCGAAACTGCTCTACACGGTGACCAACTTTCAAAATCCGAGCGGTATCAGTTACAGCAACGAGAACCGCAAGGCCGTGGCCGACTTGATCGGGGGCTCCTCCTGCCTGATCATCCAGGATGACCCCTACGGCGATCTCCGTTTCTCCGGAGAACCGAAGATCTCCTTCAAAAAGCTTGCCCCGGAAAACACCGTTCTCCTCGGATCCTTTTCCAAGACCGTGGCCCCCGCCCTCCGTCTCGGCTGGCTGGTCGCCCCCCCGACGATCATGGACAAGCTGGTGATCGCCAAGCAGGCCGCGGACCTCCACTCCGACTACCTGGCCCAGCGCATCTTGCACCGCTATCTCAGCGACAATGATATCGACGCCCACATCGCCACCATCATTGACCAATACGGCAAACAGAAGGAGGCCATGATCGGCGCGATCAAGGATTTCTTTCCCCCCGAGGTCCGGTTCACCAATCCCGAAGGCGGCATGTTCCTCTGGATCACCCTGCCGGAGGGGATGTCGTCCCTGGCCCTCTTTGAGGCCGCCATTCAAAAGAAGGTGGCCTTCGTCCCCGGGACACCCTTCTATGTCGACCGCAAGGATTCCAACACCCTACGGCTCAACTTTTCCTGCTCCGACGAGGCGACCATTGTCGAGGGGATCAAACGGCTCGGAGAATCGATTCGGGAACTCTGCGCACAGTGA
- a CDS encoding hotdog fold thioesterase — protein sequence MIQPEIEHHIRKDAFANFLGANIEAIEPGYSRVSLTVSESMLNFHGMTHGGLVFALGDIAFAAASNSHGQTALAMNVAISFLRPSQAGDHLVAEAKEVHLGGATALYDIVVTESNSGQAVAKSQATVYRKRATFI from the coding sequence ATGATCCAGCCAGAAATCGAACACCATATCCGCAAGGACGCCTTTGCCAACTTTCTCGGCGCCAACATTGAAGCCATCGAACCGGGCTACAGCCGGGTGTCGCTGACAGTGAGCGAGTCCATGCTCAACTTTCATGGCATGACCCACGGCGGCCTGGTCTTCGCCCTGGGGGATATCGCCTTTGCCGCGGCCAGCAACTCCCACGGCCAGACCGCCCTGGCGATGAACGTGGCCATCAGCTTCCTCCGCCCCTCCCAGGCCGGCGACCATCTGGTGGCCGAGGCCAAAGAGGTGCACCTCGGCGGGGCCACCGCCCTCTACGATATCGTGGTCACCGAGTCCAACAGCGGTCAAGCTGTTGCCAAAAGCCAGGCAACGGTCTATCGTAAACGCGCAACATTTATCTGA
- a CDS encoding 3-isopropylmalate dehydratase large subunit, giving the protein MGQTITEKIFAAHLRDTPTPGNMVLDIDVIMCHEITTPIAIMDLMEKGMDRVCDPSRIKAVIDHVTPPKDSKTATQAKIMRDWARRHNIKDFFDIGRNGVCHALFPEKGFIRPGNTVIMGDSHTCTHGAFGAFAAGVGTTDLEVGILKGVCAFRAPKSLKVEISGTLAKGVGAKDIILNVIKQLTVNGGTDMVIEFCGPVIDQMNMASRMTLCNMAVEAGATSGVCQPDMVTAQYLWPFIQGDYASVEAAAEDFAKWRSDADAVYERVLTIDVSTLGPQVTYGYKPDCVKDVTEMEGTKVDQVYIGSCTNGRIEDIREAAAIIKGKTVAESVRGILVPATPKIYSQALEEGLIKIFMDSGFCVLNPTCGACLGMSSGVLADGEVCASTTNRNFNGRMGKGGMVHLMSPASAAAAAITGTITDPRAYLN; this is encoded by the coding sequence ATGGGACAGACCATTACGGAGAAAATCTTTGCGGCCCACCTGCGGGACACCCCGACACCGGGCAATATGGTGCTCGATATCGATGTCATCATGTGCCACGAAATCACCACCCCCATCGCCATTATGGACCTCATGGAAAAGGGAATGGATCGGGTCTGTGATCCCTCGCGGATCAAGGCGGTCATCGACCATGTCACTCCACCCAAGGACTCCAAGACCGCAACCCAGGCAAAGATCATGCGCGACTGGGCACGGCGCCACAACATCAAGGACTTCTTCGACATTGGTCGCAACGGTGTCTGTCATGCCCTCTTTCCGGAAAAAGGGTTCATCCGCCCGGGCAACACGGTCATCATGGGCGACTCCCACACCTGCACCCACGGCGCCTTCGGGGCCTTTGCCGCCGGTGTCGGCACCACCGATCTCGAGGTCGGCATCCTCAAGGGTGTCTGCGCCTTCCGTGCTCCCAAGTCGCTCAAGGTCGAGATCAGCGGCACCCTGGCCAAGGGCGTGGGCGCCAAGGACATCATCCTCAACGTGATCAAGCAACTGACCGTCAACGGCGGCACCGATATGGTGATCGAGTTCTGCGGTCCGGTGATCGATCAGATGAACATGGCCTCGCGCATGACCCTGTGCAACATGGCGGTCGAAGCCGGCGCCACCTCCGGCGTGTGCCAGCCGGACATGGTCACCGCCCAATATCTCTGGCCCTTTATCCAGGGCGACTACGCAAGCGTTGAGGCGGCGGCGGAAGACTTTGCCAAATGGCGCTCCGATGCCGATGCGGTCTATGAGCGTGTGCTGACCATCGATGTTTCCACCCTCGGCCCGCAGGTCACCTACGGCTACAAGCCCGACTGTGTCAAGGATGTCACCGAGATGGAAGGCACCAAGGTCGATCAGGTCTATATCGGTTCCTGCACCAACGGCCGCATCGAGGATATCCGCGAGGCGGCGGCGATCATCAAGGGCAAGACCGTTGCCGAGAGCGTGCGCGGCATTCTCGTCCCCGCGACCCCGAAAATCTACTCGCAGGCCCTGGAAGAGGGGTTGATCAAGATCTTCATGGACAGCGGTTTCTGCGTGCTCAACCCCACCTGCGGTGCCTGTCTGGGCATGAGCAGCGGTGTTTTGGCCGATGGCGAGGTCTGTGCCTCCACCACCAACCGCAACTTCAACGGCCGCATGGGTAAGGGCGGCATGGTCCACCTGATGAGCCCGGCCAGTGCTGCCGCTGCGGCCATCACCGGCACCATCACCGATCCCCGTGCTTATCTCAACTGA
- a CDS encoding DnaJ C-terminal domain-containing protein, with product MEYYQILGVAKTASADEIKKAYRKLALKYHPDKNQGDKQAEEKFKEISEAYAVLSDAEKRQQYDTFGSTGFKQRYSQEDIFRNFDLNDILRQFGFGGNFRSGGAGFHTSGFRSAGGGSPFENIFGGTGMRGGCGGGGCGPQPMKGDDLTYELQVSLEDVLHGAEKTISLRHQGGQTQNVSVRVPKGIESGKRLRLSGKGAPSPSGGTAGDLYLKVQVAEHAVFQRQEDDLVVEHRIPFSEACLGSSIEVATLDGKKFNVKVPAGVQQEAKLRIKGHGLPAGPIGQRGDLLVKIAVRIPKKLTPEQEEAVKALAAVGL from the coding sequence ATGGAGTACTACCAAATTCTTGGTGTGGCCAAGACGGCCAGCGCCGATGAGATAAAAAAGGCCTACCGTAAACTTGCCCTCAAGTACCATCCGGATAAAAATCAGGGCGATAAACAGGCCGAGGAAAAATTCAAGGAGATCAGCGAGGCCTACGCGGTGCTCTCCGATGCGGAAAAACGCCAGCAGTATGACACCTTTGGCTCCACCGGATTTAAGCAGCGGTACTCCCAGGAAGACATTTTCCGCAACTTCGATCTCAACGATATTTTGCGCCAGTTCGGTTTTGGCGGCAATTTTCGATCGGGCGGCGCCGGCTTTCATACCAGCGGATTTCGTAGCGCGGGCGGTGGATCTCCCTTTGAGAATATCTTCGGCGGCACCGGGATGCGCGGCGGTTGCGGGGGAGGCGGTTGTGGACCGCAGCCAATGAAGGGGGACGACCTCACCTACGAACTGCAGGTCAGCCTGGAGGATGTCCTCCATGGTGCGGAAAAAACCATCAGCCTGCGTCACCAGGGAGGGCAGACACAAAACGTTTCGGTCAGGGTGCCCAAGGGCATCGAGAGCGGCAAGCGGTTGCGTCTCAGCGGCAAAGGGGCTCCCTCGCCTTCAGGCGGAACAGCCGGAGATCTCTACCTCAAGGTGCAGGTCGCCGAGCATGCCGTCTTTCAGCGCCAGGAAGACGACCTGGTGGTGGAACATCGCATTCCCTTCAGCGAGGCTTGTCTGGGGAGCAGCATCGAAGTAGCGACCCTGGACGGGAAGAAATTCAATGTCAAGGTTCCGGCCGGTGTGCAGCAGGAGGCCAAACTGCGCATCAAGGGCCATGGCCTCCCCGCGGGCCCCATCGGTCAGCGGGGCGATCTCCTGGTGAAGATCGCTGTCCGTATCCCCAAAAAGCTTACGCCCGAGCAGGAAGAGGCGGTCAAGGCCTTGGCTGCGGTGGGGCTGTAA